Below is a window of Accipiter gentilis chromosome 20, bAccGen1.1, whole genome shotgun sequence DNA.
TGCTGCAGAAGATGTAGCTTGCTGAGAGACAGCAGACAGCTTCTGGTGAAccagagggagaaaggaaaagaaatgaaggggGAAAGAACTGACATGAGAGGAGGAACCATGAGCACCCTAAGTCTCTCTTTATACACACAGGCCTTAGTGAAAGCCACTGGaactggtggtggtggcggtggcattCATTCCCTCTCCAGAGCAACCAAAGGCCAAAGTGAGAATCCTGCGTTTCTGGGAGGTAGCGGCCATGATGGCAAAGCCACTTGCTCCTTCCAGTCAGCCTGTGCCCGACCAGTACCCTCCAACCTTGTAAGAGCTCTCAAAAAGAAACAACAGGGCAgggtgagaggggaaaaagcCCATTTGCATTATTTTGTCCGGCAACAGCGCAACCTTTTGTCATTATTAACTCTAATCCATTAGATGCTGAACCAATTTTGCTTTAGTTCTCCAGTCATGATCTTACATAGCTCAGGCTTGTACTAGAAAACTGTTTTATACTTTGCTGGTATTTACATACACGTTTTATTTAAATGGGCCGAGCTAAACTCTTACTACCTTAAACAACTTAAAGCAAAGGCCACTGTATCACAGCGCCTTGCCTTAAAGCCATTTCTTTTTAACATGTCATAGCATTCGAACAAAAGGTCTTGCTTATCGGCTCTCTCAAATAGAGCTAGCTCTAAGTCCTCCCCAACTCCAGAGAACTGCTCTGGTTCTACCACCTTAATTTCATCGCTTCAGAACGCACAGAATCACTGCCgcaaaaagacagaaagagatagatgaaattattttcaacatcCAAATTACTTTAAAGCTCCCTCTGCTGCAAACTTCGGTCACGTTCAAGTTCGCATTTAAATTTAAGTAAGTTCAAAAACACTGGAAGGGACAAACTCTCCTCTTCCCGTCGCCTAGGACAGGAGATTTATTGCGCGGGTGGAAGCCGTCACACAGAAGTAACAGAGGTTCCTTGAAAAGACGCCGGGAAAACTCCTCTCCCCGCGGACGCGCGGCAGAGAGCAACAGGGCACCGAGACCCGGCCTCATCCCGCCGCCGCCTGCCAACGGCCACCGAAGGGTCGGCGCACAACTGAGGGGAGACCGGCGCCCGCCCGGGCAGGCTCTCCCGgccgcctccccgctccccacacgGAGAGCTCTCCTGGGCCGCGGGCCCCCCGCCACAgcaccgccgcccgccccggcccccggctccTCCGCGGAGAGCCGCGGCACCACGCGCGGAGCGGAGCGCCCCAAGGGAaacccccgcccgccccgcggcttcctccccccgccccccccccaagcccaggCGAGAGCGGCCGGGCCCGCCGAGCCCACCTTGGCGCCCCGCCGCCgaggccggcccggcccgcagcgCGCCGGCTCCGGAAGAGGAAGGCGGTGGGAGGGCGCTGCGGGCGGAAGCACGGCCCGCCGGCAgggaggcggggcgggcgggccgcgcTGAGGGGCCGGGCCGCGCTGAGGGGCCTCGCCGCGCCCGGCCCGTAGCCGCCGCGGCATGAGCGGCGGGGAcacgggggccggcggcggggcccgctcCCGGTCCCgcgggggctgcctgcgggcCTACCCGGCGCTGCCGGTGTGGGTGGTGGAGGACCACCAGGACGTGAGTGGCCGGGCCGAGCGGAGGAACGGGGCGTCCGTCGGGTGGTGCGTGGGGAGCTGCTTCGGGTCTTTCGTTCGGGAGGACGCGCCTTGCCGCGCTGTCACCGGGGCCTGCCCGCTGCCGGCGGCTCCGTGGGACCGGCGCCAGGCGCGCCCGGGGCTCACCCCTGCGTTCTCTTTCGCCACGGAAACATGAATCGAGTTCAGCGCTCGGGTGACCCGAATTCCCTTCCCGACCCGGTGATTCAAGTTAACAAATGCCGTGGTCGGATTTTGGCATCTTTGTAACGGTCGTGGGCGAccttttttgttccttctcttctctgcGTAGTTAAAAGGAAACAACACCTACATTACACTGCTCTTAGAACCAGCTAGGCTTTAGGGCGGTACTTGGAAACCCAAACCTACGCAGTGTCGACAGCAAATTGGTAAATGTAATCACGTCCTGACGAGGAGATTGACTGCCACGTGATGAGAAAGGTTAAATTGGGAACTTTGCGGTTTTCGTTAAGTAAttgaaaaggggagggaagaaggaattgCTTTTGAACTGCTGTTTCTGGCTTCCCGTATGGTTTGTTTATAGTAGCGTAAGCTGAGGCCTTAGTCCTAAGTAAGCAGATTCTTTGCAAACAGACAATTCTAGCGTAATGAAGCTTATTAAAGAAAGTAATGTTCTGATTTTGTAAGTAGTTTAACGCAGATCAGTTTTGCTAAGACTCACTGAAATATATGATGCTGTCTGTGATAGCTGATTTTTTGTGGTAACCCAGGACTTAAGAGTGTTGCTGTAATAGGAATACTGAGGTGATTActattaatgattattttttgttttattcgcTATATTTCTATTCTCAGCGCAACAAAGTCTATTCATTCTAAACGTGTATGCTGTGTTTTcagcatatatgtgtatatgcatcGGTCTGTCTTGCATAAAACATAAATGGCTTTTCATCCCAAAGTGTAAGAACTTCACAGAAACTTTATATAGTCCTTTGCTGACACTGATGTTCCTCTAAGGCAAGGTGTCACTAGATGCATCATGCACTGAATAATAATACAGCTGGTGTAAAGGGAATTTTGTTCTTAATCCAAAGCAGCAGAACTTGCAACTTTAGAGATGTCAATCTCTTGCATCTTCCCCCATTCTCTCCTAGTCTCACAATTTATAGTGACACTTACCTGAGATGAACTTTAATTTTAATTGCAAAGATTTTAGTTTGTTCAGGTAGGCCAGATTACATGCTTTCTCcaaaaaagtaaaagtcatggATGAGGGAACCTTCTTATTTTTAACCTTGTTTTATCTACTATTACAGTAGTATACATATTACTGCGTATGTAGTGGGTAAACTGGGGAACTTGTTCCTAGACAGATGGAATACAGTTCAGATTTTAGGTGTCAGTCATGTTTTACAGCTATGCCCATGTAGTACGCAGGATTTGTCATCTTAAtcggggtttttttgccaaaaacaGTAGTTCAGTTTCTGTTGTAATGTAGAGATCAAATGGAATTTTTGTTGCCCAGTCCTTTTATAGTCTTCACATTCCTTGTATAATAGGGCTGTGATTCACAATCATTGCTAGATTTGTTCTGGCAGCTAAAGCAGTTACTTTTCCTGTAACTGTGGGACAGACTCCATGTACTGCAGTTTAGTGTAAAAGGTATCATGAATCATCCATCAGTTTTCTCATTTTACCACCCTACATTATTGCACTTCAGTGGTTTACTATGCTATAAACTGATGAGTTGCCTCATCTCCTGTTTTTCACACCTTTCAGTGAAGACCTTCAGCAGGGGTTAAAGTTGGGCAGTTGAGAAAGGTAGTCTGTTTATTGCAGCCACTAAGTCATGTAGGGATTAGGGATTAAGCTCTTTCATCAAGGGGGATAGGTTTAAAGATAAGCTAAAGTTTAAATCATGGTAGGGTCATTTTTCACTCTATATCAGTTAACTTATAAAACACAAGtaatgaaatgtttttatctCCATAGCACCCATGCATGGTGAGGAAGCTTTTTAGATTGGAGAAGGCAATGCAGGGGCAGTGttctgcagaagaggaaaggCATTCCTGGTGTTCagttgtaaatgaaaaaaaatctaggaatTGAGCTGAATGGTTAGTGAGAAGAGCTACTGCAAACAAGACTTTCTataaagagggaaagaaggagtAAAGCTGTAATTCTTCAGCAGCTTCTCACGTGGAACACTTGGGCTCATAGTGATTACAGTTCATGAGCTGTCTTGCCACTGGAGTTGTTTCCCCTTTATATTGTCTTCTGTCTCCCCATCCCTCTAATCCAAATTCAAAAGGAGTAAGAGTGGGACTAGTGTTTTTGCTGTTAAAGCTGTTGCATTTTTCAACCCACTGGttataattgaaatatttttattcatgttgtTTTAGGTGCTGCCTTTCATCTATCGTGCCATTGGTTCAAAGCATCTTCCTGCCAGTAACATCAGCTTTGTTCATCTTGATTCCCATCCAGACCTTCTTATTCCTGTGAATATGCCTGCAGACACTGTATTTGACAAAGAAGCTCTTTTTAGGTAAGTTCGGGCTGCTGCCTCAGAATACTTTAAGTTTACTTCTTGCTGCCTTTGTTTTACAGTGAATATTGGTATGACTGCGTAGGAAGTATGAACAAAAGATCTAAGTCAAGTTCAAGTTGTATCTTCTGTCTGTTCGCTTTTgctgaaaactttattttttggaacagaaaaagtTACGTTTGTGTTTTATGAATGGGGTCAAATGTTTATGTTGCATATCAAGCAGTTTAAGATGTATGAATTTCCTTTGTTTAGTTGTTCAGTAGTATATCATGTTACTAGCCCAGGTAGTTCCTCTGGGTAACAGGAGAGCACTCTTGAGTGGATGCTTTGTCTGAAGAGCTGTCGTTTTAAAACAGCCTTTCTCTCTTCACACTGAAAAATTGACTTTGAGATTGAAATAACATATCTTATGTTGAATGGTGAATATGTGAAGCTGAACAAGACTTTCCTATTAAGATCATTAAGACCAGTATTTTCCCCCCGCTTCATAAGTAGGTAGGTAGCAAGCCACAGAGTGATCTCTGCTAttgtctttctcttcccattttaaaataaatattgattgCTTCAGTATTGTGGTGATTTACAGCAAGGACAAGCTGATGCAATTGGTGTGTAAGTACTTGTATCATCCTACCCACAGTCaatattttgttctctttgttggATGAGTAAGAAGTTTTGTGAGCTATATCGTACACCTAAAAAAAATAGGGTGTTGATAATGAGGAAAGATGCTAATCTGTAGATGCTGACTGACTCACTTTAATCACTgagattatatttaaaatgtacttaGAGCAGTTTACAATAAAATACTCTCATAGGGTCAGTTTGAAGTTATTTAGAATAGTGATGCTCCTTGCACTTTCCTCTGTCTGAtgtagcaaaagaaaaaggacaacaAATCCATGTGGTTTATAAACAAAGTGCCATGTTGAAAGTGAAGCTGATTGCACTCTCTAATCCTAACTTTTTAAAATCTACTATGGAGATTTTTGTCTGTCTCACGAATAAAGatttacctctttttctttctttgatggtGTGACCCTTACACAGAGTTCTAATTTCAGATGATTTGCATGGGGGCTTTCAAGACATGGAAGGTGTTTGTGGCGGTTTTGACCATGTTTTACTTCCAGGGAAAGTAACAGTGTTTGCTCCTGTCTTTCTCCATACATTACAGTGAATTAAGTATTGAGAACTGGATTATGCCTGCTGTTTACGCTGGCCATATTTCTCAAGTAGTATGGCTTCACCCACCCTGGGCTCAGCAGATCTcagaaggaaaacacaatttTTTAATTGGGAAAGACATATCAACAACAACAATGAGGTAAATTGTCTGCTGTCTTATATTAGTAATATAAAGCTATCTCTATAGCTTTTCATgagcattttttttatattcttggataaacatgaaaatttaatttgtaCGTGTGATTTGCTTAGGACCTAATGTGACTACCTGTCTGAATGGGCACAGTGAATATTGtgccttaattttatttttttttaataggtaattCTAGCTATTCACATTTCAGCTACCCAGGTTTTAGATTAGTTCtcattgaagtaaaaaaaatctcagaaagcaGTCATTTTTAACAGAGGATTTGGGTAACAGAGGGCAGCAATTAGATCCTCCTCAGCCTTCCCTTATCAGGACGaaacaagcccagttccctcaggTTCCCCTTGTTCATCACATGCTGCAGACCTCTAATCACCTTAGCAGCCCTCTGTTAGATCTTCAGTTTATTGATGTCTCTCTTGTCCTGGGGGCAGATTATTTCAAATGTGACCTCCATGGTGCTGAATAAGGGGAGAAATCTCTTCCCTTGACCTTTTGGCTATGCTTTTGCTAATACAATGAAATTTTGTAATTAGTCTTCATCACTGCAGGGTTGTACTGCTCACGCATGCTCAAGTTGCTTTCTGCAGGGATTTCCAGTTCCTGTTCTGCAGGTCCTTGCTTGTCTATGCCAGCCCTGTACTGCTGCATGGGGTTATTgcatcccaggtgcaggatcttgTATTTATCTTAGTTTAACTTAATGAGATCCTTGTAGGCTGTTCCTCTAGGTTGTCTAGATCATTCAGGTCAACCTTGCCTTCTAGTGTATCAGCTACCCCTAGGTCAGTGCTGCCTGTAAACTTTCTGAGTGCATTGCTGAGGGCATTAATGAAGATGTCAAAACAGTAACAATCCCTGAGGAGCACTGCTTACAACTAGCTGCCAGTGAGACTTCAAACCATTGGTCACCACCATGGAACTGTtggtccagccagtttttcacccacctTATACTGCATCCAGTGAGTACATATGAAGGATTATATACATATGATCATATGATAAtagacattaaatatttttaagcttcagagaaacttaatttttcaACTTTATCAATAGTGCAtccattattttctcttccagttaAAACAGAATTATTGATGGGATATCCTCCTTGCTTTACCGTTCAATCATAGAATGCCAAATTCTAACCTAGCTCATTGtacagtctaaaaaaaaaaaaaaagatacaattaaGTGAATAAGATCACTTTGATAAAACTGACCAGAAATAAAAGGGGATACTATTATTTAGCAAATGTCACAAAGTTCATAATTACTTTTTGCACAATTCTATTTCATAGTAACATACTTAAGAAAACTATGTGTTTTAAGACAaactttttttaactgttctggATCAAAAGAGAGCGGAGTCACATTTGGgctatgtggggaaaaaaatcacttgctcTGCTTTGATTCTGTACTCATATTCAGCTGTTTTCAGCTAGTTCCTTTGATAAGTTTCCCTTCAGGGTGAGCTTACATGGTTAAATGCAGTATGAGTGACTGACCCATGAAGTTCAGAGATTTGCGTTCAGTAGAGTTATAACAAACCAAAACGGGACAGAAAGTGAAGggcagcttttattttattttcttaatggaaCCTAAATGTACCAATCAGGACAAAGTGTGTTTGTCGTCCTTACTGTGACAAAACTGGGCATTTAATGCATGTaaagcttccttctttttttttttttttttttttttttttctttttttcccccttctttctgtggaTGGGAGAAAGCAGTTCAACTTGTATCTCTTTGGTCTTGCTAGTAAAATTTTGGCTTGGTATCAGCCAGGATTCTGTTTTTCtggtgtgggtttgtttttttttttttgtttcagtttttttgACGTTAATCTACTAGTTAAGCACTGAAACAGGTACACAGGCAGGTGGTGAATTCTCCATCCTTTGATAAAGTCAAAACTCAATTGGACAAGGCACTGGGCAGCCTCATCTAGCTTTGAAGTTAGTTCTGCTTGAATCAGATGATTGATTAGAGACTTCCAGATGTCTCCTCCAATCTtaatcattctgtgattcaaGTTCTGATCAGACCCCCTCATCATTCAGCAGGATGCAGTCCATGACAATTTCGCATTCACCATATGCACTGCATTGTGATTTTGTATAACTTGAATGGACATTTACAAATCCTGTCTCTTGCCAGCAtatcagaataaatattttgaagcaagTTTAACAGAAGACAGCAGAGAAATGCTTTGTTTTACCACCTTTAATAAAACACTAAAGCTCTACAATTCTGAATCTGAGGCCTAAAGTAAACCTAACTAATAAGACAACAGCTGGTGCTTTTAGTTACATTTAACCTTGAGAACTAGCACACATATAGAAATACTTCACGATGGCTGAATAGCTCTCCCACAGATCCTCTGGTTGCCTTAGCACTCTTGAAAACAACATTTCAAGCTGCCTTTTGAAAATGGTCAGGTACCTTTTCTTCAGATTCTAGGCTTACAAAAATcatgaaggaagaaagggaaggaatccTCAGAAATATGAAGTTCCTAAAACTTTTGTTGACAACAGGTGGTTGGATAGGTAATAGATACCTTAGTGTCCCACCAAGGGAAAGGCGGTAGCATGAGCTCGTATTGAACCCTGGAGAATTTCTGAGAAAAGACCCTGTGAATGCCCCATCAACAAGATGAAGTTGTTATCCAGGCTGTCATTTTAGCAAGCTCAGGATAATCCAGCCAGAGGACACTGGGGAACTAAGCTTCAAATTTCTGCTGCTTATGGAATTACTTGTCTTTGTGGTTGATTGATGGTTATACCCTGTAATCAAATGAGGCCTTAACACAAGTGAGCAGAAATTCACACTTCTTCTTAagcttattttttaatctgaactTATGATGCTTAAGGCTTAATGTACTGAAATATGGCttgaaaattatattctttaaatTTTCACTGTAAGTggaggttttggtggtggtggttgttttgtttggttggggttttttaattaagtggATTCCATTGATATGCAGCTATTTATCCTCAAGTTACTGGCTCTCCCCCACTTAGAATAGGAAATCTATATTGGTGGTAACAAAAAGTTAAATGCTACCTtttaatttataatattttacTAAATCAATATCTGTGGGTTTCAGGGCACTTCTCAAACACAACTAACagagttttccttaaaaattaggCAATCCAAGACAAAATATCCATAGCTTTGCAGTCTTATATGCCATAATATTGGTAATATCTTGTTAAATTCTGGATTTTATCTTTAAAGTGCTGTTCAATGGCAAATTAATCTTAGAAGCACATAACGTAGAATCTTTTTGTTATCCCTTAAAACCACATGGGCTATCATAAAAAATATAGAgtgaattttaatatatttattctgcaataaagaagtagaaaaaaacttcaatttaaaaacctgcagattaaaataaatatttttgtgtacaCAGTTTCATTGCTCTTGTTACCCATCAAGCATTTATTCATTCTTCTCAGGATCCCTAAAGTATGTATGCTTTTTCCTAAGCTCTTTGCAAAGATATGTATTAACTGTGAGTTATTGTCAATTGTAGGGTTACAGGTACAGATCATTACTTTTTAAGTGATGGTCTTTATGTCCCTGCTGATCAGCTAGAAAACCAGAAGCCTTTAAATTTACATGTCATTCTCATCAATCCTACTGAAGCATCAAACAGCCGTGAAGAAAATGGTGAAGTAGCATCTGCTAAGAGACTGAAGCTAAACACAGATGACACAGCAAGCACCACTTCTGCCTCTTCATCAGTAGCTCCTGGTGACCTTGATCACAGCACCCCAAGTGTGGAGAAAAAGGAAGTACAAAATTCAAGTGCCCTGAACAGGGCAGAAACCTTGTCAGAGTGCTCAGCTTCAAGCTCTCTTGGAAATAGTGAATGCCCAATAAGGGAAGTTGTTAAAGATGTCTGCCAAGTACTGCAGAAAGGGGATGCATATGTTTTAGACattgatttagattttttttcagttaaaaatccaTTCAAAGAAATGTACACACAGGTAAGCATGGCAACAGAGAGGTGAGTGTTCACCTTTTAATGCTGTTAGGTAAATAGTGAGATCTTTTTAGCCTTGATTAATTAGACCTGAATATTATTAAGGAGTAGGGCTGACAAGCCCAAATTTTGAACTTCTTGTCAAACTAGCCTGATGTCTTTATCTATCCTGTTTTCCTTTACAATCATACTTTCCTGTTGGTTTTGTCTGCCTAAATTTACCATCTCAGTTTTACTCGGCATCTTATTGGACCTTAGTTCAGCAACATGTATGTCTAGTTTCAGAGACTCTTTAACTAACAGACTGTAAATCTTTAGCTTTTAAAGCTGTGTTCTTGAAGTCAGGTTTAAAGTTAAGCTACTGCAGAATGTTTGGCTGAGGCCATGAAGTATTGCTTTCTCAAGCCTTACAGCCTCTTCCTCACCTGCATTTATAGAGAGTTGGCTGCAGTACTAGAGTAGAGGAATGATCTTAATGGTCAAATTCTTTTTTTGAAGGAGGGCTTGgaggattttctttctcttttgaagaGACTTaattttttgcctcttcttttttttttttttttttccaaagacagaaTATGAGCTTTTGCAAGAGTTGTACAATTTCAAGAAGCCTCATAGAAATGCAACAGAGGTATGGTATTTCTGTGTGGGATGTATGAGGGAATGATTGTTTTGGTTTACCCAATAAAAATCAGTTACGACAAGAAAGGAACCTGTGAAAGGTGCTTAATTAAGTGGTCTCCAATTAAGCTATGCAGCATGCTGAATGCTAATCAGCAGCATCTTAGGAGTTCTTTCCTATTAGATGTTTTGTTTGAACTTGTGAACCGGATAAATATTTAGCATGAgtgtgaaaattaatttctgtaaacAAGTGGTAATTgacaaggaagaaattaaaacatagtAAATGATCTGCAATCTTACTCTTTTTATGGTTCAGCAGGGCtttggtttgggtatttttttttgtttggggggggtggtttgtggtttgttgtgggtttttttgggttttttttttttacttcccaccaggctctccccttccttcccgtATTTGCTCTTTGATAGAGCTGTGCTGAGTGCCTAACTGGTATTTTACCTATTTATTTAGATGTGGAAAGGACAGTTATATACCACTGTAATGTACTTTTCATTGTATGCTTCTGAATCATGGAAATGTAAGTCTGCTGTAGCTGCCAAAACAGTCATTCAGCCCTGAGCCCAAACCTTGGAGACAGCCATGTTAATGGTCACTACACCAAGTAATTTCTAATCAAGATCTTGTCTTTGCTTTTGTAATCTCATCTGAACACTATTACAGAGAGATTCAACACATCAAATTATCACAGATTAAAGAATCCTAATTAATATGTGTGTATAAAGAAATGGAGATATGGGGAAGGTTGTAAAATTGATTTTCATATTTCTTAGTCAATCGGCAATAAAAACAGTTACCTATTTAAAAGGTAGTTAAATGTGAAAGGGGTAAACGCTTGTGATTTAAGTTCCCAATGTGATTTCAGGGCATAAGTTATTTACAAAAGCCAACAAATTTATAGGAGGCAACTGAAATGGTTAGCAGACAGTGTGTAATGGATAGGTATAGAACTGAACAAGCCAAGACCAGATTCATGGATGGTTTTATAGTGAGACAGTAAATTTAAAGGATTTGAAGGTAGAAAACTAGTGAACTTCGTGCTTttcaaaatttcagaaaatatcCTAGATCTCTAGTCTCTTAAAATTCCTGAGTACAGTTACATTTGTATCATACTACATTATACTATTGTGGTATTTTAgggggtgttgtttggttttggtttttaagtagCATAGCGGGGGATGGGACATGTCTTTAAGGTTAGTTACTGGTGATGCTTAGAAAAGTGTCTTATTCATGCCCCAGGATAGGATCATAAATCTGTACTTTATGTATGATTGATACCCCCTCAGCTCTTCTTAAAAATTAGTCCAAAGTTGACATCACTGGCCAAAAGGAGCAGCATCTGTTATATGATACAGCCAGCAGAATCCTAAGAGGGAATTGTTGTGTTCTTAATTGTTACCTATCTTTTCCAAAGTGCTTTGTAATTTCCTTCACACACTACTGCACTgagcatttttaatacaaaatgtgcCAAGCATTGCTTTTCATTTGATATGTTATGTAGGATCTCTTTCTGCAAATGTTTGCATGCACAACTATTCATGTATGTAGCCAATCTCCAAGAAGATTGCCTCTTTATGTGTTCTGAACTTTTTAAGAAAGGGCATAAAGCTTTGCAGGTCAGAGCAAtaactgacattttaaattaattccatGTCTTTTCAGGCATGCAGTTGAAAGAAGCTCAAAatctgaaattttgttttgtttttctgcaaatgcatttgacttaatatttttaaacaaaaaaattattttttcctttcattatagAAATGTAAAGCTTGTACTCATCTGAGCATATTTCAGTTCTATAGAAACAAATCTAACAATTGGTCATATACAGTTTCTTAGCTCTCCCCAGTGTATACTGCCAGAACAGAGATGTGgcactttttttatttgttgtggGAAAGACAGAGCAAAGAGAGGTGATATTCTGAATGTATAACAGCTTCTGCAGGCATTCATTCTGATCCTCTTGAAAAAATGTTCTGTAGTAATGAGTCAGTTGTTTCTGATTCCCCACTTCCAGTAGATCAACCATTTCAGAATTTAAATTATAGTGTAAGCCATGACATtcttacctctttttttcctaacatgCTTTTGTATGTGCTTATTTAAAGGAGGGCTTGCTGGACTGTGTTGAAAACCGCGTTCATCAGCTAGAAGATCTGGAAGCAGCATTTGCAGATTTGTGTGACAATGATGATGAGGAGACCCTACAGAAGTGGGCTTCCTGTCCTGGGTAGGAAACTTCTGAATGGCTTAAAATGCAAACAGTAGTTTGGGAACTGATTAGCCCAGCACTTTGGTAACAGAAAAGGAGAGAGCCTGGATAGGATCTATGCAAGGCTACCGTTTTTCCTTTAGTTCTAGAGGAGGAAGAGTCagacagaacaaaaggaaaggcCATCTGCTGTCTTCAATGCCATGGTAAGCCTTCCAAGTTCAGCCTTGTATAGCTTCGtgcaaattctgttttctgtggagGGAGGCACGTTTGGTGACTAAAAACTTAGTGATCTCTGTTAAGCAGAGCTctcaaaaaagcaacaaactacAGATGATGTGGAGAAGGACTTTGGTTGTCCTGAAGGTTCTGCTTTTTTGTGGGAAAATGGAAGTGAATGAAAGGCTGTACCTGAGCAACAGTGTCCACAAAACATCTCAGCAGCATCTGCTATGCTTTTAAACtaaatgttttcagctgaaaagaaagagcaaaagtcTGGGCTTTCCCTTGATAGGAAAGGCCCTCATTTTCCCCATCAAATGCAGCAGTTACTGCCAGACCTGTGTAACACTGACCACAAGCATTTCCTATCAAGTTCATATGACTTTGAGGTACAACAGCTTCTCTCCAGGTCTACCCTAAAAGAAGTGCAAAGAGGTCTTGCCAGAGGCAGATATAGGGGCTTTGTAAGAAAGACCTGGTGAAACAGTACAATGGTactgataattttaatttttctcaggTGCAAGATGACACAGAGGGgcaaattacattttcaaatccTAGGCCACGATAActtctactttcttcttttttctctctccttttttctttttttcttttttccaacctCTTGAGGTAAATATATGTGTTTCTAGCTCTTTATGTAataacttctggttttgttttcactcCAGAATG
It encodes the following:
- the C20H5orf22 gene encoding UPF0489 protein C5orf22 homolog isoform X1, giving the protein MSGGDTGAGGGARSRSRGGCLRAYPALPVWVVEDHQDVLPFIYRAIGSKHLPASNISFVHLDSHPDLLIPVNMPADTVFDKEALFSELSIENWIMPAVYAGHISQVVWLHPPWAQQISEGKHNFLIGKDISTTTMRVTGTDHYFLSDGLYVPADQLENQKPLNLHVILINPTEASNSREENGEVASAKRLKLNTDDTASTTSASSSVAPGDLDHSTPSVEKKEVQNSSALNRAETLSECSASSSLGNSECPIREVVKDVCQVLQKGDAYVLDIDLDFFSVKNPFKEMYTQTEYELLQELYNFKKPHRNATEEGLLDCVENRVHQLEDLEAAFADLCDNDDEETLQKWASCPGMKSLVQLVHSLKTRMESPDYEMVHQAGLTCDYMELPHHVSTEDEIEGLIQSIKVLLKDMPKPTLVTVARSSLDDYCPSEQVDIIQEKVLNLLGSVYGTLDVHLDYSSTSSSL
- the C20H5orf22 gene encoding UPF0489 protein C5orf22 homolog isoform X2 yields the protein MRKVLPFIYRAIGSKHLPASNISFVHLDSHPDLLIPVNMPADTVFDKEALFSELSIENWIMPAVYAGHISQVVWLHPPWAQQISEGKHNFLIGKDISTTTMRVTGTDHYFLSDGLYVPADQLENQKPLNLHVILINPTEASNSREENGEVASAKRLKLNTDDTASTTSASSSVAPGDLDHSTPSVEKKEVQNSSALNRAETLSECSASSSLGNSECPIREVVKDVCQVLQKGDAYVLDIDLDFFSVKNPFKEMYTQTEYELLQELYNFKKPHRNATEEGLLDCVENRVHQLEDLEAAFADLCDNDDEETLQKWASCPGMKSLVQLVHSLKTRMESPDYEMVHQAGLTCDYMELPHHVSTEDEIEGLIQSIKVLLKDMPKPTLVTVARSSLDDYCPSEQVDIIQEKVLNLLGSVYGTLDVHLDYSSTSSSL
- the C20H5orf22 gene encoding UPF0489 protein C5orf22 homolog isoform X3, encoding MSGGDTGAGGGARSRSRGGCLRAYPALPVWVVEDHQDVLPFIYRAIGSKHLPASNISFVHLDSHPDLLIPVNMPADTVFDKEALFSELSIENWIMPAVYAGHISQVVWLHPPWAQQISEGKHNFLIGKDISTTTMRVTGTDHYFLSDGLYVPADQLENQKPLNLHVILINPTEASNSREENGEVASAKRLKLNTDDTASTTSASSSVAPGDLDHSTPSVEKKEVQNSSALNRAETLSECSASSSLGNSECPIREVVKDVCQVLQKGDAYVLDIDLDFFSVKNPFKEMYTQTEYELLQELYNFKKPHRNATEEGLLDCVENRVHQLEDLEAAFADLCDNDDEETLQKWASCPGMKSLVQLVHSLKTRMESPDYEMVHQAGLTCDYMELPHHVSTEDEIEGLIQSIKVLLKDMPKPTLVTVAR